One window from the genome of Neospora caninum Liverpool complete genome, chromosome VI encodes:
- a CDS encoding replication factor A protein 3 domain-containing protein has protein sequence MPAVYCQPLPSLHLAEQVGKVVSITGRVKQVEDGYAVVQTCDGTEVKCQLATDVPPCKFFTVTGEIQENLTLLQRDNHVLIPLGDDLDTGLARDVAFAAKHPLFASLFTPAA, from the exons ATGCCCGCCGTTTACTGCCA GCCGTTGCCTTCCCTTCACCTGGCCGAGCAGGTGGGGAAGGTTGTCAGCATCACGGGACGCGTCAAGCAAGTCGAGGACGGCTACGCTGTCGTTCAGACCTGCGACG GGACGGAAGTCAAATGTCAACTGGCGACAGACGTTCCGCCCTGCAAGTTCTTCACAGTCACGGGAGAAATTCAAGAAAACCTCACTCTTCTCCAGCGTGACAACCACGTCCTCATTCCTCTCGGAGATGATCTCG ATACCGGCTTGGCGCGAGATGTGGCTTTTGCGGCGAAGCatcctctctttgcttccctgTTTACCCCCGCCGCCTAA
- a CDS encoding putative EF-hand domain-containing protein: MEPQLRSVVRGAVGRLAEAETLLTPQELALLRQAFAKLDQDGDDWLSPEDLRRSMHADGICATKAEAETYVWEVDEDGDGRLAFPDFALLYARARRGVRRREPRKLSNYLIYRLIDLDCDGKLDTAQVYSYLCHIMDKDAANRNMNKIFGVCSDSPTTAEVTPAQWLTILETSLWEKDCPIVDDESAARHAKQNARFPLPPKDSLQSVRPRVYDRLDIKKLRETRKQVVAGVAPLRHEPYRGRCPRARNQKSPKPPANVTPGICSPGACENSSRRLHGGLATGIQRETTGLKQVKLQTGVR; this comes from the coding sequence ATGGAACCTCAGCTGCGATCTGTTGTTCGCGGGGCCGTCGGGCGTCTGGCCGAGGCCGAGACATTGCTGACTCCGCAGGAACTCGCGCTGCTCCGGCAAGCTTTTGCGAAATTGGACCAAGACGGCGATGACTGGTTAAGTCCGGAAGATCTTCGGCgcagcatgcatgcagacgggATCTGCGCGACAAAGGCAGAAGCAGAAACATACGTCTGGGAAGTCGatgaagacggagacggcaggTTGGCGTTCCCGGACTTTGCTCTGCTGTATGCTCGAGCTAGGCGTGGTGTCCGCCGCCGGGAACCGCGAAAGTTGTCCAACTATTTGATTTATCGCTTGATTGATTTAGACTGCGACGGAAAACTCGACACCGCCCAAGTGTACTCTTACCTGTGTCACATCATGGACAAAGACGCCGCGAACCGGAACATGAACAAGATCTTTGGGGTCTGCTCGGATTCACCCACGACGGCCGAAGTGACCCCCGCGCAGTGGCTTACCATTCTCGAGACGTCGCTCTGGGAAAAGGACTGCCCGATCGTGGATGACGAAAGCGCGGCTCGGCACGCCAAACAGAATGCGCGCTTTCCACTGCCTCCGAAAGATAGTCTGCAAAGCGTGCGACCGAGGGTCTACGATCGACTTGACATCAAGAAACTGCGAGAAACCAGGAAGCAAGTTGTCGCGGGAGTTGCGCCTCTTCGGCACGAACCCTACCGAGGCAGGTGTCCCAGAGCGCGAAATCAAAAAAGTCCAAAGCCACCGGCAAATGTCACTCCAGGAATCTGTTCTCCCGGCGCATGCGAAAACTCCAGTCGGAGACTCCATGGAGGCCTCGCTACCGGGATTCAACGAGAAACGACGGGGCTGAAGCAAGTCAAACTTCAGACAGGAGTCAGAtga
- a CDS encoding emp24/gp25L/p24 family domain-containing,transmembrane protein, translating into MTLPQPMQTPLSGCLSRSESRFGAASCRLTAAFLVAVFLGIFAGFSPTHPGSGKVASFFPQTLGASAAYFYVQESQDKCFVESVPLGVALTVTYNNPENPGVTCSIVYKDPSGRSVYSKEVLPTEPQGKISHMTATAGEYKICISCASSKWFNTQLLKWSISIELGDTEINLDELAKKDDVDSLQLKLQAIAKRLEAMQAENEYERVQEERFQRTHESINSRVVWFSVLQLLLLCATTLVSVFYLIRYFHSQKII; encoded by the exons ATGACGCTGCCACAGCCGATGCAAACTCCTCTCTCCGGGTGTCTTTCGCGTTCCGAGTCGCGTTTCGGCGCCGCTTCATGCAGGCTGACggccgcctttctcgttgCAGTTTTTCTCGGGATTTTCGCCGGATTTTCACCGACCCATCCAGGCAGTGGAAAggtcgcttctttctttccccagACTCTCGGTGCCTCAGCCGCGTACTTTTACGTCCAAGAATCTCAAGACAAATGCTTCGTGGAGAGTGTGCCTCTCGGAGTCGCCCTAACGGTCACCTACAACAACCCAGAGAACCCTG GAGTCACCTGCAGCATCGTTTATAAAGACCCATCAGGCCGTTCCGTCTACAGCAAGGAAGTCCTGCCGACGGAGCCGCAGGGGAAAATCTCGCACATGACGGCAACAGCTGGCGAGTACAAAATCTGCATTTCCTGTGCCTCCTCCAAGTGGTTCAACACACAGCTTCTCAAGTGGTCCATCTCGATCGAActcggagacacagaaatcAACCTCGAC GAGttggcgaagaaagacgacgTTGATTCTCTGCAACTTAAGCTACAAGCCATAGCGAAGCGCCTGGAAGCGATGCAGGCCGAAAACGAGTACGAGCGTGTGCAG GAGGAGCGTTTCCAAAGGACACATGAATCGATCAACAGCCGAGTTGTTTGGTTCTCCGTTCTCCAGTTGCTGTTGCTATGCGCCACAaccctcgtctctgtcttctaCCTCATTCGCTACTTCCACTCTCAAAAGATCATCTAA